In Spirobacillus cienkowskii, a genomic segment contains:
- the prfA gene encoding peptide chain release factor 1 translates to MMLQLAKIERRFLELENLLSQPEVIANNADFRKFSKERADLEETVRLYREFKKLEEDTKSTEELLAESSGELKEMAFEELKSLRTQHEVLEKELAIHLLPKDPNDSKNVFLEIRAGAGGDEASLFAGQLFRAYMRYAERRRWKIEIMSLNENELGGTKEVIALIEGEGVYSDLKYESGVHRVQRVPQTEAQGRVHTSTITVAILPEADDVDVSINENDLRIDTYRAGGAGGQHVNRTDSAVRITHIPSGIVVACQDERSQIKNRSKAMKILQAKLLEIAEIEKEKAFSEERKAQVGRGDRSERIRTYNFPQSRVTDHRINHTIHSIDAFMEGEIQEMLTMLRQYYQAEALKLQAQGNG, encoded by the coding sequence ATGATGTTACAGCTTGCTAAAATAGAGCGCCGATTTCTTGAACTAGAAAACCTTCTTTCGCAACCCGAAGTGATTGCTAACAATGCTGATTTTCGGAAGTTCAGTAAAGAGAGGGCTGACTTAGAAGAAACTGTGCGTCTTTATCGTGAGTTTAAAAAGCTAGAAGAGGATACAAAGTCTACAGAAGAGCTGCTTGCAGAAAGTTCTGGAGAACTTAAGGAAATGGCCTTTGAAGAGCTTAAAAGTTTAAGAACCCAGCATGAGGTACTTGAAAAAGAGCTTGCTATTCATTTACTCCCTAAAGATCCAAATGACAGTAAAAATGTTTTTCTTGAGATTCGTGCCGGTGCTGGCGGAGACGAGGCAAGCCTTTTTGCTGGGCAGTTATTTCGTGCGTATATGCGATATGCTGAACGCAGGCGCTGGAAAATAGAAATTATGTCTTTAAATGAAAATGAGTTAGGCGGCACTAAAGAAGTGATAGCGCTTATTGAAGGAGAAGGGGTTTACAGCGACCTCAAGTATGAAAGTGGAGTTCATCGCGTGCAAAGAGTTCCACAAACCGAGGCACAAGGGCGTGTGCATACATCGACTATTACAGTTGCTATATTGCCTGAGGCTGATGATGTGGATGTATCAATTAACGAAAATGATTTGCGCATAGATACCTATCGAGCCGGCGGTGCTGGTGGTCAGCACGTGAATAGAACAGATTCTGCTGTACGTATTACCCATATTCCAAGCGGTATTGTTGTTGCTTGTCAAGATGAGCGTTCGCAAATTAAAAACCGCTCAAAAGCAATGAAAATTTTACAGGCAAAGCTTCTTGAAATTGCAGAAATAGAAAAAGAAAAAGCGTTTTCTGAAGAGCGAAAAGCACAAGTTGGTAGAGGGGATCGCAGTGAGCGAATTCGTACCTACAATTTTCCGCAATCCCGTGTGACAGATCACAGAATCAATCATACAATTCATTCTATAGATGCTTTTATGGAAGGCGAGATTCAAGAAATGCTAACAATGTTGCGCCAGTATTATCAAGCTGAAGCACTAAAGTTACAAGCTCAGGGTAATGGTTAA
- a CDS encoding FAD/NAD(P)-binding protein produces MSITRRDFINGTSIAVVAGLSPIDILNAKSGSNYYPPSLTGLRGNHPGSFENAHLLGREGKDFQIDNLPIKENYDCVIVGAGISGLSAARFYQNKYGENSKILIIDNHDDFGGHAKRNEFKVNGKFILTYGGTESLQSPKHIYSQNALSLLKDIAVDIDELGKCFNQKFYPKMKLSRGVFFDKETFGQDKIVSGDPFRTVADDIDPKELNGKKIEDFFNEFPLPKSDKKSLIELHKNPVNYLPGKNDKETEEYLSKISYQDFLLKNVNLSKLAVEYFLGKCKDFCAFAIDLLPAFDARSLGLPGFDKLNLPPLDAEELAELNDPYIYHFPDGNASLVRLLVRKMIPNVATGNSMHDIVLAKFDYSKLDLPQNLVRLRLNTTVVVAKNLGHGAVDIGYVNRNGKIQRVNCRHAIMAGYNMMIPYIVKDLELNQKKALSSNVKSCMVYSKVVIRNWRSFVKLGVHEVYCPKMPYVRVKLDYPVNIGEYKHPKNVDEPMCLHMTSIPIDVNSKLDVRSAFRVARYKLLTRPFAEFEKEIRSQLQRMFGPAGFRHDKDILAITVNRWSHGYSYEYNSLFDNYGVTEKMIEQSQHKHGNIVIANSDSSWSPYTHTAIDMAHRAVGQF; encoded by the coding sequence ATGAGTATTACAAGGCGTGATTTTATTAATGGTACTTCTATTGCAGTAGTTGCTGGATTAAGTCCAATTGATATTTTAAATGCAAAGTCTGGATCTAATTATTATCCACCTAGTTTAACAGGATTAAGGGGAAATCATCCTGGATCTTTTGAAAATGCCCATTTGCTAGGACGTGAAGGGAAAGATTTTCAAATTGATAATTTACCAATAAAAGAAAATTACGATTGCGTTATTGTTGGTGCAGGAATAAGTGGATTATCTGCAGCTCGATTTTATCAAAATAAATATGGTGAAAATTCTAAAATATTAATTATAGATAATCATGACGATTTTGGTGGTCATGCAAAGAGAAATGAATTTAAAGTTAATGGTAAATTTATATTGACTTATGGTGGTACTGAGTCTTTGCAATCTCCTAAGCATATATATAGTCAAAATGCCCTTAGTTTACTTAAAGATATTGCGGTTGATATAGATGAATTAGGAAAGTGTTTTAACCAAAAGTTTTACCCTAAAATGAAGTTAAGTCGTGGTGTTTTTTTTGATAAAGAAACTTTTGGACAAGATAAAATAGTTTCAGGCGATCCCTTTAGAACAGTTGCAGATGATATTGATCCTAAAGAATTGAATGGTAAAAAAATTGAAGATTTTTTTAATGAATTTCCATTGCCAAAATCAGATAAAAAATCTCTCATTGAATTGCATAAAAATCCTGTTAATTATTTACCAGGAAAAAATGATAAAGAAACAGAAGAATACTTATCAAAAATAAGTTATCAAGATTTTTTATTAAAAAATGTGAATTTAAGTAAGCTTGCTGTTGAGTATTTTTTGGGTAAATGTAAAGATTTTTGTGCTTTTGCGATTGATCTTTTACCGGCGTTTGATGCTCGTTCATTAGGCCTTCCTGGCTTTGATAAATTAAATTTACCACCTTTAGATGCAGAAGAGTTGGCTGAGCTGAATGATCCTTACATTTATCATTTTCCAGATGGTAATGCGAGTTTGGTCAGGCTTTTAGTAAGAAAAATGATTCCAAATGTAGCAACCGGCAATTCTATGCATGATATTGTTTTAGCGAAATTTGATTATTCTAAATTGGATTTGCCGCAAAATTTGGTGCGTTTACGGTTAAATACCACGGTGGTTGTCGCTAAAAATTTGGGGCATGGGGCGGTAGATATTGGATATGTAAATAGAAATGGAAAAATCCAACGAGTAAATTGTCGGCATGCCATAATGGCAGGCTATAATATGATGATTCCTTATATTGTTAAAGATCTTGAGCTAAATCAAAAGAAAGCTTTATCCTCAAACGTAAAATCCTGTATGGTTTATAGTAAAGTTGTCATTCGTAATTGGCGATCTTTTGTTAAATTAGGAGTGCATGAAGTGTATTGCCCTAAAATGCCATATGTGCGTGTTAAGCTTGATTATCCTGTAAATATTGGTGAATATAAGCATCCTAAAAATGTTGATGAGCCAATGTGTCTGCATATGACTTCCATTCCAATTGACGTGAATAGCAAGTTGGATGTCCGATCCGCATTTAGGGTTGCAAGATATAAGCTTTTGACAAGGCCATTTGCCGAATTTGAAAAAGAAATTAGAAGTCAATTACAAAGAATGTTTGGACCAGCTGGTTTTCGGCACGATAAAGATATTTTAGCAATTACAGTTAATCGTTGGTCGCATGGTTATTCGTACGAATATAACTCATTATTTGATAACTATGGCGTTACCGAAAAAATGATTGAACAATCACAACATAAGCATGGAAATATTGTGATTGCAAATTCTGATTCTTCTTGGTCGCCTTATACTCATACAGCGATTGATATGGCACATAGGGCTGTTGGACAGTTTTAA
- the rbfA gene encoding 30S ribosome-binding factor RbfA encodes MATKRMLQLAEQIREHIALMLVRGEIADPRVRQVTLNSVKMSPDLQVAKIYFSVFGDAPQRKEAEKALKNAAGFIRRELGKVLLVRYIPALAFYYDDSVEHAVRIGALISKVSDEIRVDEANRSNQVETETEKLEEHKNKQQHK; translated from the coding sequence ATGGCTACAAAACGCATGCTTCAGCTTGCAGAACAAATTCGTGAGCATATTGCGCTAATGCTTGTACGTGGTGAAATTGCAGATCCACGTGTTCGTCAAGTGACATTGAACTCTGTAAAAATGTCACCAGACTTACAAGTTGCAAAAATCTATTTTTCAGTTTTTGGTGATGCGCCGCAACGTAAGGAAGCTGAAAAAGCTCTCAAAAATGCGGCTGGTTTTATTCGACGTGAGCTTGGTAAGGTGTTGCTTGTTCGCTATATTCCAGCATTGGCATTTTATTATGATGATAGTGTTGAGCATGCTGTACGTATTGGTGCTTTAATTTCTAAAGTCAGTGATGAGATACGAGTTGATGAAGCCAATCGAAGCAATCAGGTTGAAACAGAAACCGAAAAATTAGAAGAACATAAAAATAAGCAGCAGCACAAATAA
- the truB gene encoding tRNA pseudouridine(55) synthase TruB: MQNLENLCGLFLVDKSPNVTSHKVVSVLRKTLKIDKIGHLGTLDPFATGLLPVLIGGATKLSDEIMDGKKQYLFTVTFGSETDTLDNSGRVLKTKNVPADFVTKAEEIISSFLGVIEQVPPVYSALKMNGKPLYEYMRSLGKLPEDIETKKRNVFIEKLEILSSDLETQSMTFRVLCGKGTYVRSLARDIALAIDTVGHCSQLRREFVEPWSVNDALLFTDEKILNPNYIKSKIISVEEMLPHIPVIVVDSEFQKFFNSGNVMYVSKNQILSSFDFYEISLERRKIFLKIKDAEGLFLAEIEFQTEIMQFKIMPKKKLI; this comes from the coding sequence ATGCAAAATTTAGAAAATCTGTGTGGGCTTTTTTTAGTTGATAAAAGTCCAAATGTTACAAGTCATAAAGTTGTTTCTGTACTTCGCAAGACATTAAAAATTGATAAAATAGGTCATTTAGGCACTCTTGATCCATTTGCTACAGGATTATTGCCTGTTTTAATTGGTGGAGCAACTAAGTTATCTGATGAAATTATGGATGGCAAAAAACAGTACTTATTTACTGTTACTTTTGGTTCTGAAACAGACACTTTAGATAATTCAGGCAGAGTGCTAAAAACTAAAAATGTTCCTGCAGATTTTGTAACAAAAGCTGAAGAAATTATTTCTAGTTTTTTAGGAGTTATTGAACAGGTTCCTCCTGTATATAGCGCTCTAAAGATGAATGGCAAACCTTTATATGAATATATGCGTTCATTAGGTAAGCTACCAGAGGACATAGAAACTAAAAAAAGAAATGTTTTTATTGAAAAGCTTGAAATTCTGAGCTCTGACTTAGAAACGCAGAGTATGACTTTTCGTGTGTTATGCGGCAAGGGGACATATGTTCGTTCACTTGCTCGAGATATTGCGCTTGCTATTGATACAGTTGGACATTGTTCACAACTACGTAGAGAATTTGTAGAGCCTTGGAGTGTGAATGATGCCTTGTTGTTTACTGATGAGAAAATTTTAAATCCTAATTATATTAAATCAAAAATTATATCAGTTGAAGAGATGTTACCTCATATACCAGTTATTGTCGTTGATAGCGAATTTCAAAAATTTTTTAATTCTGGAAATGTAATGTATGTGAGTAAAAATCAGATTTTAAGTAGTTTTGATTTTTATGAAATTTCTCTTGAGAGAAGAAAGATATTTTTGAAAATAAAGGATGCTGAAGGCTTATTTTTAGCAGAAATAGAATTTCAAACAGAAATAATGCAGTTTAAAATTATGCCTAAGAAAAAATTAATTTAA
- the infB gene encoding translation initiation factor IF-2, which produces MSRIRVLDLAKELGIETKAAIIKLQELGIQVKNHFNAISETEAAKLRAFHRSGKNPEKEAAQKAAASKLIIRRKVEASSDVADSNVKTTSQPQDVDVQKKIVSVVKKTSSTETVAQFKDTTDTHQAINEEGLDAVDNVKDGVNSNIKLTESSVNNKQIFKASVHAGDQSITQDIRETKVASNQTQDEHSVQEVGRTVSATAQKPSEVSATAMLSQESNENNTVQTTTNVPSSSSPNSAQIVRAASASGASQQTSRPGSSPKTEGGAIIVRKADNVSAAQNTARPQSYTTASFSTQNTYRKDDGGYSKRDSFGGKPSQGGQNGGMRDSRYAQPGATGRDTQNRSGAVGSSPRGFGGGRDSSSGQGQASFRTGGFARPGGQTGATNGTERAPYSARAGGASGATTSRPFVMGADVPAAPVKDVPSRLKDRDKDKDREKRRIIDEEDARRNRAKSARRLEENEEDVDIYGEGDEQVVAVRTMIPNRKKTSQAFKKKEVKKQEIANPTKASKKIVRIDEHITVNDLAGELSQKASAVIKVLMKLGMSATINQQLDFDTATFVAQEFGFETQSTSVSIGDILSRKTNKLDNENTVPRPPIVTIMGHVDHGKTSLLDAIRSANVAAKEAGGITQHIGAYQIDYKGQKLTFLDTPGHEAFTAMRARGAQVTDIVVLVVAADDGVMPQTSEAISHAKAAGVPIIVAINKIDKPGANLDRINRELSEQGVLPEEWGGDSMFAQVSAKTHQGLNELIEAILLQAEVLDLKATKDTLAEGIVIEAKLDKARGPVATLIVTKGTLKQQDFIVVGTCMGRVRAMNDANGNKIITAEPSTPVEIIGLDDVPAAGDQFNCVVNDAIAKEAVAYRIEKQRQKDLASHRSTSMDDLFALMAGAEDKAKEVAIIIKADTHGSSEAIRTSIQKLDTPKVKNKILHAAVGGITETDVILAKASNALIVGFNVRPDRVAAQVAEQSGIKIQCFSIIYELIESVQAAMVGTLAPIKQDKIIGHAEVRNTFSVPKVGVIAGSMISDGKVVRNSHVRIVRDGVVIYTGRIGSLKRFKDDAKEVTQGFECGIGVENYNDIKVGDILEAFVVEEIAATLN; this is translated from the coding sequence ATGAGTCGCATTAGAGTACTTGATCTGGCTAAAGAGTTGGGAATTGAGACCAAGGCTGCCATTATTAAGCTCCAAGAACTCGGTATTCAAGTCAAAAATCATTTTAACGCAATATCAGAAACAGAAGCAGCTAAATTGCGGGCATTTCATCGTTCTGGAAAAAATCCAGAAAAAGAAGCAGCACAAAAAGCCGCAGCCAGTAAGCTAATTATCCGTCGAAAAGTAGAAGCTTCGTCTGATGTTGCTGATAGTAATGTAAAAACAACAAGTCAGCCGCAAGATGTTGATGTTCAAAAGAAAATAGTATCCGTTGTGAAAAAAACATCTTCAACAGAAACTGTTGCTCAATTTAAAGACACTACAGACACACATCAAGCTATAAATGAAGAAGGCTTAGATGCTGTGGATAATGTAAAAGATGGAGTAAATTCCAATATAAAACTTACTGAAAGTTCAGTCAATAACAAACAAATTTTTAAAGCTTCTGTTCACGCAGGAGACCAATCAATAACCCAAGATATTAGAGAGACAAAAGTTGCGTCTAATCAGACTCAAGACGAGCATTCGGTGCAAGAAGTTGGTAGAACCGTCAGTGCAACCGCTCAAAAGCCTTCCGAAGTCAGTGCGACAGCGATGCTCTCTCAAGAGAGTAACGAGAATAATACCGTGCAAACCACCACCAATGTTCCAAGTTCTTCTAGTCCAAACTCTGCACAAATTGTTCGTGCAGCTTCAGCGTCAGGCGCTTCTCAACAAACTTCGCGTCCAGGGTCTTCTCCTAAGACTGAAGGCGGTGCAATTATTGTGAGAAAAGCAGATAATGTTTCAGCAGCACAAAACACTGCTAGACCTCAAAGCTATACGACAGCAAGTTTCAGTACTCAAAATACGTACCGTAAGGATGATGGAGGCTATTCAAAACGAGATTCTTTTGGAGGGAAGCCTTCGCAGGGCGGACAAAATGGAGGAATGCGTGATTCTCGCTATGCGCAACCAGGCGCAACAGGAAGAGATACGCAAAATCGTTCTGGTGCCGTAGGTTCATCTCCTCGTGGCTTTGGTGGAGGGCGTGATAGCTCTTCGGGTCAAGGTCAGGCATCGTTTCGTACGGGTGGTTTTGCTCGTCCTGGTGGTCAAACTGGTGCAACAAATGGTACAGAAAGAGCGCCTTATTCTGCACGTGCAGGTGGTGCTTCAGGTGCGACAACAAGTCGTCCTTTTGTCATGGGAGCGGATGTTCCTGCAGCTCCAGTTAAAGATGTTCCATCTCGCTTGAAAGATCGTGACAAAGATAAAGATCGTGAAAAGCGTAGAATTATAGACGAAGAAGACGCTCGTCGTAACCGTGCTAAAAGCGCAAGACGTTTAGAAGAAAACGAAGAAGATGTTGATATTTATGGTGAGGGTGACGAGCAGGTTGTTGCTGTTCGTACAATGATCCCTAATCGCAAAAAAACGTCTCAGGCATTTAAGAAAAAAGAAGTTAAAAAACAAGAAATCGCAAATCCAACAAAAGCGTCTAAAAAAATTGTACGTATTGATGAGCATATTACCGTTAACGATCTTGCTGGTGAATTAAGTCAAAAAGCAAGTGCAGTAATAAAAGTATTAATGAAGTTAGGTATGTCTGCAACAATTAATCAGCAGTTAGATTTTGATACAGCTACGTTTGTTGCACAAGAATTTGGGTTTGAAACGCAAAGTACCAGCGTGTCAATTGGAGATATCTTATCTCGTAAGACTAACAAACTCGATAATGAAAATACTGTTCCTCGTCCGCCTATAGTTACAATTATGGGTCACGTTGATCATGGAAAAACATCATTACTCGATGCGATTCGTTCTGCTAATGTAGCAGCCAAGGAAGCTGGTGGTATTACTCAGCATATTGGTGCGTACCAAATTGACTACAAAGGACAAAAATTAACATTTTTAGACACTCCTGGTCACGAAGCATTTACAGCCATGCGTGCTCGAGGCGCTCAAGTGACAGACATTGTTGTGTTGGTTGTTGCTGCTGATGATGGTGTGATGCCTCAAACGAGTGAAGCAATTTCTCACGCAAAAGCAGCTGGAGTTCCAATTATTGTTGCAATTAATAAGATAGATAAGCCAGGAGCAAATCTAGATAGAATTAACCGTGAGCTTTCTGAGCAAGGAGTTTTGCCGGAAGAATGGGGTGGAGATTCTATGTTTGCACAAGTTTCTGCGAAAACACACCAAGGTTTAAACGAACTTATTGAAGCAATTTTATTGCAAGCCGAAGTTTTAGACTTGAAGGCTACTAAAGACACTCTTGCCGAAGGCATTGTTATTGAAGCAAAACTTGATAAAGCTAGAGGTCCTGTTGCAACGCTTATTGTAACCAAAGGAACATTAAAACAACAAGACTTTATTGTTGTTGGAACCTGTATGGGTCGTGTTCGTGCAATGAATGATGCTAACGGAAATAAAATTATCACAGCAGAGCCCTCAACGCCTGTTGAAATTATTGGCTTAGACGATGTTCCTGCTGCAGGAGATCAATTTAATTGCGTTGTGAATGACGCAATTGCAAAAGAAGCCGTTGCTTACCGTATTGAAAAGCAGCGTCAAAAAGATTTAGCGTCTCACCGTTCAACTTCGATGGACGATTTGTTTGCTTTGATGGCTGGTGCCGAAGATAAGGCAAAAGAAGTTGCTATTATTATTAAGGCTGATACTCATGGCTCTTCTGAAGCAATACGTACTTCTATTCAAAAGCTTGATACTCCAAAGGTTAAAAATAAAATTTTACATGCAGCTGTGGGTGGTATTACCGAAACAGATGTGATTTTGGCTAAAGCATCGAATGCATTGATTGTTGGATTTAATGTTCGCCCAGACCGGGTTGCAGCACAAGTTGCAGAGCAAAGTGGAATTAAAATTCAATGTTTTAGTATAATTTATGAGCTTATTGAATCTGTACAAGCTGCAATGGTTGGTACTTTAGCTCCAATTAAGCAAGATAAAATTATTGGTCATGCTGAGGTTAGAAATACATTTTCTGTACCTAAAGTGGGAGTTATTGCTGGAAGCATGATTTCTGATGGCAAGGTTGTAAGAAACTCTCATGTTCGTATTGTGCGCGATGGAGTCGTCATTTACACGGGGCGTATTGGTTCGCTTAAACGCTTTAAAGATGATGCAAAAGAAGTAACGCAAGGTTTTGAGTGCGGTATTGGCGTTGAAAACTATAACGACATTAAGGTTGGAGATATCCTTGAGGCTTTTGTTGTTGAAGAAATTGCAGCAACATTGAATTAA
- the prmC gene encoding peptide chain release factor N(5)-glutamine methyltransferase, producing MPATSEHKKIEPVWNIRNVLNWTTKRFKESGIETPLLDTQLLLSHALNLTKIQLYTDIEKPLTEVERAIFRELVKKRLSGEPVAYLLAEKYWHDLKLYVDKRVLIPRPETETLLDFVLQVYKHKQNTPKVIFDFCTGSGCLALALAKEFPTAQVIGVDISQDALSVAKINAERNDVKNVEWINADVLCEELFFDLKTKFGAADIVVANPPYVTESEWQSLDLSVKNYEPKIALVSENEGIKFGQCIFNSILKYELLSKDSVFAMELAEKQPHKVTKQKLKIININHPLWQLTKNEWFALCDYENKDRFLIKLQEL from the coding sequence ATGCCTGCAACCTCAGAACACAAAAAAATAGAGCCTGTTTGGAATATTCGTAATGTGTTAAACTGGACCACAAAAAGGTTTAAAGAAAGTGGTATAGAAACACCTCTTTTAGACACTCAGTTATTGCTAAGTCATGCATTAAATTTAACTAAAATTCAGCTGTATACAGATATTGAAAAGCCGTTAACTGAAGTTGAGCGAGCTATTTTCCGAGAACTTGTTAAAAAACGGCTATCTGGTGAGCCGGTTGCTTATTTATTAGCAGAAAAATATTGGCATGATTTAAAGCTTTACGTAGATAAACGGGTTTTAATTCCTAGGCCAGAAACAGAAACTCTGCTTGATTTTGTTTTACAAGTTTATAAGCATAAACAAAACACCCCTAAAGTTATTTTTGATTTTTGCACTGGTTCCGGATGTTTGGCTTTAGCTTTAGCAAAAGAGTTTCCTACAGCGCAGGTTATTGGAGTTGATATTTCGCAAGACGCTTTAAGTGTTGCTAAAATTAATGCAGAACGTAATGATGTAAAAAATGTTGAATGGATAAATGCTGATGTGTTGTGTGAAGAGTTATTTTTTGACCTAAAGACAAAGTTTGGTGCTGCTGATATTGTTGTTGCAAACCCGCCTTATGTAACCGAAAGCGAATGGCAAAGCTTAGATTTGTCGGTTAAAAATTATGAACCCAAAATTGCTCTTGTTTCTGAAAATGAGGGTATAAAATTTGGCCAGTGCATATTTAATAGTATTTTAAAATATGAATTGTTAAGTAAAGATAGTGTTTTTGCAATGGAGTTGGCTGAAAAACAACCTCATAAAGTGACAAAACAAAAATTGAAAATTATTAATATCAATCACCCATTATGGCAATTAACTAAAAATGAATGGTTTGCGCTGTGTGATTATGAAAACAAAGATCGATTTTTAATAAAGTTACAAGAGTTATAA
- a CDS encoding 4'-phosphopantetheinyl transferase family protein yields the protein MINLTETSFTNLNNTEIKIISCNYNLDLYSDSLFTEYNVNLPKSVSESCAKRKAEYLAGRVCAKHALNYFSFKNWELNSHPQFRYPLWPDNINGSITHTKQYAAAAVTNNKNLLIGIDSEKILNRDNLTKLGNIIINSNEFNNISKNNNFSENIIYTLSFSAKESLFKCIFKLVNKYLDFHDSEILEVNSCNQSFKIILKNIPHLNNEFIGYYNLQEDRINTIITHLNN from the coding sequence ATGATAAACTTAACCGAAACATCTTTTACAAATCTAAACAATACAGAAATAAAAATAATTTCTTGCAACTACAATTTAGATCTCTATTCAGATTCACTTTTTACAGAATATAACGTCAATTTACCAAAATCTGTTTCTGAAAGTTGCGCTAAAAGAAAAGCCGAATATCTTGCTGGAAGAGTTTGTGCAAAACATGCATTAAATTATTTTTCATTTAAAAATTGGGAACTCAATTCTCATCCTCAATTTAGATATCCATTATGGCCAGACAATATTAATGGTTCTATCACTCATACTAAACAATATGCTGCAGCAGCAGTTACAAATAATAAAAACTTACTTATAGGTATTGATAGCGAAAAAATACTAAACCGAGATAACCTTACAAAACTTGGGAATATAATCATTAATTCAAATGAATTTAATAATATTTCAAAAAATAATAATTTTTCTGAAAACATAATATACACACTTTCTTTTTCTGCGAAAGAAAGTTTATTTAAATGTATTTTTAAATTAGTAAATAAATATTTAGATTTTCATGATTCTGAAATTTTAGAAGTTAACTCATGCAATCAATCTTTTAAAATTATTCTTAAAAATATTCCACATCTTAATAACGAATTTATTGGCTATTATAATTTACAAGAGGATAGAATCAATACAATTATAACGCATTTAAATAATTAA
- the rpmE gene encoding 50S ribosomal protein L31 encodes MRESIHPKFGPCEVHCACGSTFETRSTKNILKIETCNVCHPFWTGKHKVLDTAGRIERFNRKYAAKAAQTSK; translated from the coding sequence ATGAGAGAAAGCATTCATCCAAAATTTGGCCCATGCGAAGTCCATTGCGCTTGTGGTAGTACTTTTGAAACACGTAGTACAAAAAATATACTAAAAATAGAAACTTGCAATGTATGCCATCCATTCTGGACTGGTAAACATAAAGTTCTCGATACAGCTGGTCGTATTGAACGCTTTAATCGCAAGTATGCGGCAAAGGCAGCGCAAACAAGTAAGTAA